The DNA region ACTAGCCACCCAGAGATGTAGATCGAGCGGAGCTCAAAACCCCTGCCAGTGTCCCAGGCGAGATGCCGTATGCCGCCGCACAGGTGCCAGAAGAAGGCGAACGTGCCGGCAAACAGAAGGGCTTGCCCCACCCATGACGAAAGGACGGCCACGAGAGCCGAATACGCCGGCGGACCAGAGGCTGCGGCAATCAGCCAGACAACGAGGCCGACCAGGTAGAGGGTCATTACCACTCCCGTGATCCGGTAGCCGATCGACAGCACCGAGGTGAGTTGGGGGCGGTAGATTTGAATGTGGGGAGAGAGTGGCCGCGGTCTCGCCGTTGCTGGATCTACCATTTCGGCGCTCCTTGTGTTTCAGCTCTGGCGTTCAACCAGCATCTTCTTGATCTCGGCAATTGCCTTGCCTGGGTTCAGTCCCTTTGGACAGGTCCGGGTGCAGTTCAGAATGGTGTGGCATCGATAAAGCCGAAAGGGATCTTCTAAGTCGTTGAGGCGCTCGGTCTTGGCCTCATCCCGGCTGTCGATCAGCCACCGGTATGCTTGCAGCAGCACGGCGGGCCCGAGGAAGCGATCTCCGTTCCACCAGTGACTGGGGCAGCCCGAAGTGCAACAGAAGCAAAGGATGCATTCGTAGTAACCGTCGAGGCCGCTGCGTTCGGCAGGGGATTGAAGCCGCTCCACTTGTGGTGCCGGCGTGCTGGTTTTCAGCCATGGGTCGATGGAAGAGTATTGTTCGAATGCAGGCGACAGGTCGGGTACGAGGTCCTTGATGACCCTCATGTTCGACAGCGGGTATATGTCTGCCGATGCATCCGTGTCAGAGATGTACCGCGTGCAGGCGAGCCAGTTGGTGCCATCGATGTTCATCGAGCATGAGCCACATACGCCTTCACGGCAGGAGCGACGGAACGTCAGGGTAGGATCAATCTTGTTCTTGATCCAAACGAGAGCGTCCAGGACCATGGGGCCGCAATCGTCCAGGTCTACCTGATACCTGTCCAGCCTGGGATTGGCGCCTGTATCCGGATCATAGCGATAGACCGTGAACCACTTCAGCCGGACAGCACCGGCAGGCGCTGCCCATGTTTTTCCCCGGTCGATCCGTGATCCAGGTTCCACCTTGAAATTGGTTGGAACCGGAAAGCGTTTCAGCAGAGTATTTCGGGGGACTTGGTCCGAGGAATCGACAATCATTCTCGTTCCTTGGTTTGGCGGACCGTTTTAGGGTCGTAATGGTGTTATAGACTAATTGAGGGCATCTCGCACATCTATCACCACATCGTTTGTATCATGAGCCTCCGGCCTCTTCTCTGTGTGCAGCAAGGCATTTGCCGTTGATCAATTCGAATTGGTCTACCACACCGAAGACTTACCCAGCTCGCCAGAACGACTTTAAGAGCGCGGTTCGCTCAATCCGCCCAGCCTCATGAGGGTGAAGCCTGGCGAACCAATCGGCTTGCCTCCCGTTGCCTCTTGAGTCCGACAATTCGCCTGGGAGGGCCCGCATGCCCAACAACGACCGCTCCCGCCACATCACAGAAGGTATCGCGCGGTCCCCGAACCGGGCAATGTTCTATGCCCTCGGTTATGAGGAGGGCGACTTCGACAAGCCCATAATCGGTATCGCCAACGGTCACTCCACCATTACACCTTGCAATTCTGGCCTCCAGAAGTTGGTGGATGCCGCAGCGGCAGCCATCAAAGAGGAAGGTGCCAACTCACAGACCTTCGGCGTCCCGACCATCTCGGATGGCATGGCCATGGGTACCGAAGGAATGAAGTACTCGCTGGTTTCCCGCGAGGTGATCGCGGACTGCGTGGAGCTGTCGGTCCAAGGTCAGTGGATGGACGGCGTGCTGGTGGTGGGCGGGTGCGACAAGAACCTTCCGGGTGGCATGATGGGCATGCTCCGGGCGAACGTACCATCCATCTATGTCTATGGTGGAACCATCAAGCCGGGACGATGGAAGGGGGAGGATCTGTCCATCGTCTCTGCGTTCGAGGCGGTAGGTGCCTTCATGGCGGGCACCATGAGCGAGGAGGACTTCAAGGGCATCGAGCGCAATGCGTGTCCGACCACCGGCTCCTGCGGGGGAATGTATACCGCGAACACCATGGCAGGCTCGTTCGAAGCGCTCGGAATGTCGTTGCTCGGCTCGTCCAGCATGGCCAATCCCGATGAGGAGAAGGTCGCTTCAGCAGATCAATCCGCCCGCACACTTGTGAGTGCAGTCAGAAGCGGACTCAAGCCGAAAGACATCGTGACGCGGCAGTCGATCGAGAATGCAGTGGCGCTGGTGATGGCCACGGGTGGCTCGACCAATGCAGTCCTGCACTATCTGGCGATCGCCCGAGCGGCGGGGGTGAAATGGGAGCTCGATGACTTCGAGAGGGTTCGTCAGCAGATTCCCATCGTCTGTGACTTAAAGCCCTCCGGCCGTTTCATGGCAGTGGACCTGCACCGCGCCGGCGGCGTGCCGCAGGTGCTCAAGATGCTTCTGGATGCAGGCAAGCTGCACG from Devosia sp. RR2S18 includes:
- the sdhC gene encoding succinate dehydrogenase, cytochrome b556 subunit; its protein translation is MVDPATARPRPLSPHIQIYRPQLTSVLSIGYRITGVVMTLYLVGLVVWLIAAASGPPAYSALVAVLSSWVGQALLFAGTFAFFWHLCGGIRHLAWDTGRGFELRSIYISGWLVVGSTTALTLFTWIFIWFYKG
- a CDS encoding succinate dehydrogenase iron-sulfur subunit, with translation MIVDSSDQVPRNTLLKRFPVPTNFKVEPGSRIDRGKTWAAPAGAVRLKWFTVYRYDPDTGANPRLDRYQVDLDDCGPMVLDALVWIKNKIDPTLTFRRSCREGVCGSCSMNIDGTNWLACTRYISDTDASADIYPLSNMRVIKDLVPDLSPAFEQYSSIDPWLKTSTPAPQVERLQSPAERSGLDGYYECILCFCCTSGCPSHWWNGDRFLGPAVLLQAYRWLIDSRDEAKTERLNDLEDPFRLYRCHTILNCTRTCPKGLNPGKAIAEIKKMLVERQS
- the ilvD gene encoding dihydroxy-acid dehydratase, which produces MPNNDRSRHITEGIARSPNRAMFYALGYEEGDFDKPIIGIANGHSTITPCNSGLQKLVDAAAAAIKEEGANSQTFGVPTISDGMAMGTEGMKYSLVSREVIADCVELSVQGQWMDGVLVVGGCDKNLPGGMMGMLRANVPSIYVYGGTIKPGRWKGEDLSIVSAFEAVGAFMAGTMSEEDFKGIERNACPTTGSCGGMYTANTMAGSFEALGMSLLGSSSMANPDEEKVASADQSARTLVSAVRSGLKPKDIVTRQSIENAVALVMATGGSTNAVLHYLAIARAAGVKWELDDFERVRQQIPIVCDLKPSGRFMAVDLHRAGGVPQVLKMLLDAGKLHGDCLTITGRTLAQELEQVPSTPSPNQEVITSWDTALYPEGHLAILKGNLAEQGAVAKITGLSKASLKGPARVFNDEQSALDAILGDEISAGDIVVLRYLGPRGGPGMPEMLSPTSALVGRGLGESVGLITDGRFSGGTWGLVVGHVAPEAFEGGTIALVQEGDLITIDADARLLQLEVGDEELQRRRAAWRQPAPKYTQGVLGKYAQLSRPANQGASTG